The Chaetodon trifascialis isolate fChaTrf1 chromosome 16, fChaTrf1.hap1, whole genome shotgun sequence genome includes a region encoding these proteins:
- the LOC139344884 gene encoding ras and Rab interactor 2-like, which produces MAQQEEPLYDFPEPTQPSQRKFLGHQRGRGSLRSISVLDRLLLTVPVWLQLSINPATALHILQREPPGTFLVRKSRTSQRNVLCVRLADDSVPSFVEQFGISEEQSTLSLETSAISFPDLPRLISFYCVSRDVLPFPLELPEAIAKATSHKELESISHMGIEFWSSHLNVRGPREAPKPQKDKERKPDAVTSAPPAAAPQTSSATQPDSAAQPVADSLLKTAPESDPATKQNPTLFHEFCPITTRSPRELDCGSGLGALCFINPLFLQSQNALSRRRMFKRSLKVRISTETSTPLSPPLAPPPPPPLMPKTKGKCKALKRGQTQDPSQTPQIDPTAQDSQALIQTKDTPSEARVQPPSAAPHFPPEMQEHGQTQMEPGQSKAGAMGDEITAQLPTVMETLPDDSDYMQPSPVINLSHSPLLSPYLSPSVSPLAPPLFPKVSPSLSPHDSPGASPSLSPYQSPSLSPKVPFSLSPHDSPSASPSLSPYQSPSPTPKVPFSLSPFTSPSFSQLAEQAYHKPAAPSRPDQQRSEDEAVDEGAGVDENKDEELLRKREEEEEGLVLQMNAASLSDTDSCSSFSSLEGAAEAPPHSPHKQSNGTSL; this is translated from the exons atggcACAGCAAGAGGAGCCACTGTATGATTTCCCAGAGCCCACCCAGCCGTCACAGCGGAAGTTCTTGGGGCATCAAAGGGGACGGGGCTCTCTGAGAAGCATCAGCGTGCTGGACCGTCTCCTGCTCACAGTTCCTGTCTGGCTTCAGCTGTCAATCAACCCCGCCACCGCGCTGCACATACTGCAGAGGGAGCCTCCTGGG ACCTTCCTGGTGCGGAAGTCTCGCACATCCCAGAGAAACGTGCTGTGTGTCCGTTTGGCGGATGACAGCGTGCCGTCCTTCGTTGAGCAGTTTGGCATCAGTGAGGAGCAGTCCA CTCTGTCTCTGGAGACTTCAGCCATCAGCTTTCCAGATCTCCCAAGACTAATTTCCTTCTACTGTGTCAGCAG agatGTATTGCCCTTCCCTCTGGAGCTTCCTGAAGCCATTGCAAAGGCAACATCCCACAAAGAGCTGGAGTCCATCTCACATATGGGAATAG AATTCTGGAGTTCCCACCTGAACGTGCGTGGGCCCCGGGAGGCCCCTAAGCCCCAGAaggacaaggagaggaagcCGGATGCTGTAACCTCAGCCCCACCCGCTGCTGCCCCACAGACGAGCTCTGCAACTCAGCCTGATTCAGCTGCTCAGCCCGTCGCAGACAGCCTGCTCAAGACAGCCCCCGAGTCAGACCCTGCCACCAAACAGAATCCCACCCTGTTCCACGAGTTTTGTCCAATCACGACGCGCAGCCCCAGAGAGCTGGACTGTGGCTCCGGCCTGGGCGCTCTCTGCTTCATCAACCCCCTTTTCCTGCAGTCCCAGAATGCTCTGTCCAGACGCCGCATGTTCAAACGCAGCCTCAAAGTCCGCATTTCCACAGAGACGTCCACCCCACTGTCGCCTCCgcttgctcctcctcctccgccacCTCTAATGCCTAAAACCAAAGGTAAATGTAAAGCCCTGAAACGGGGACAAACTCAAGACCCAAGTCAAACTCCTCAGATCGATCCCACAGCTCAGGACTCCCAGGCTCTGATACAGACGAAGGACACCCCCAGTGAGGCCCGAGTCCAgcctccttcagcagctcctcactTCCCCCCTGAGATGCAGGAGCATGGCCAAACACAGATGGAACCAGGCCAAAGTAAAGCTGGAGCCATGGGAGACGAGATTACAGCTCAGCTACCAACAGTAATGGAGACTCTTCCGGATGACTCGGACTACATGCAGCCCTCTCCGGTGATCAACCTCTCCCATTCTCCCTTACTTTCTCCTTACCTCTCCCCATCTGTTTCTCCACTGGCGCCTCCCCTTTTCCCCAAAGtatctccatccctctctcctcatgaCTCTCCTGgtgcttctccctctctctcgccttATCagtccccctctctgtctcccaaggttcccttttccctctctccacaCGACTCACCCAGCGCTTCGCCCTCTCTTTCGCCTTACCAGTCCCCATCTCCTACTCCCAAGgtccccttctctctttctcccttcaCCTCTCCGTCCTTCTCTCAGCTGGCGGAGCAGGCCTATCACAAACCTGCTGCTCCCTCAAGACCAGATCAGCAGAGATCAGAAGATGAGGCTGTGGATGAGGGAGCAGGTGTGGACGAAAACAAGGACGAGGAACTGctcagaaagagggaagaggaggaagagggtcTGGTTTTACAGATGAATGCTGCTTCTCTCAGtgacacagacagctgcagttCCTTCAGCAGTCTTGAGGGGGCAGCAGAGGCTCCACCCCACTCACCTCACAAACAGAGCAATGGTACAAGCCTCTAG